Proteins from a genomic interval of Leptolyngbyaceae cyanobacterium:
- a CDS encoding response regulator: protein MNSPYDSRILLVEDDPGDVFRIQRAFRKANIISPLEVVTDGEQAINYLSGQEAYQDRDRYPLPILILLDLKLPRRSGFDVLKWLRNESEVKHLPVVVLTSSDRPDDIERAYLLGANSYLSKPPEIDELLEMVKTIGIYWIVFNRSPQKW from the coding sequence GTGAATAGCCCCTACGATTCCAGAATTTTATTAGTAGAAGACGATCCGGGTGATGTATTTAGAATTCAACGGGCATTTCGCAAAGCAAATATAATCAGTCCTTTGGAAGTTGTTACCGATGGAGAACAAGCGATTAATTATTTGAGCGGACAAGAAGCTTATCAAGATCGCGATCGCTATCCATTACCAATTTTAATCTTGCTCGACCTCAAGCTTCCCCGCCGTTCTGGTTTTGACGTGCTTAAATGGTTGAGGAACGAGTCGGAAGTCAAACATTTACCCGTCGTAGTTTTAACTTCTTCCGATCGTCCAGATGATATCGAGCGTGCGTATCTCTTGGGAGCAAATTCTTATTTATCCAAACCACCAGAAATTGATGAATTACTAGAAATGGTAAAAACTATTGGGATTTATTGGATCGTTTTTAATCGATCGCCTCAAAAATGGTAA
- a CDS encoding response regulator — MSQLEQKTVLVVEDEASDRFPLERAFKQLGGDFHLQVLETGQDAVHYLEGKEPFCDRDRYPLPVLMVLDLRLPGMSGLDLLKWIRQQPQFKELPIVALTAYGNRDLPRAYELGIDFYLLKPAQASSLAEILEGLNLYNG; from the coding sequence ATGTCGCAGCTAGAGCAGAAGACTGTTTTGGTAGTGGAAGATGAAGCGTCCGATCGATTTCCGTTAGAACGAGCTTTTAAGCAACTGGGAGGAGATTTTCACCTTCAAGTGTTAGAAACGGGACAAGATGCAGTTCATTATTTAGAGGGGAAAGAACCTTTTTGCGATCGCGATCGATATCCCCTACCCGTACTAATGGTTCTAGACCTCAGATTACCAGGTATGTCCGGTTTAGATCTGCTCAAATGGATACGCCAACAACCACAATTTAAAGAGTTACCGATCGTTGCTTTAACAGCTTATGGCAATCGCGATTTGCCTCGCGCTTACGAGTTAGGTATTGATTTTTACTTACTTAAACCCGCCCAAGCTAGTTCGTTAGCGGAAATATTGGAAGGGCTTAATTTGTATAATGGGT